A region of the Emcibacteraceae bacterium genome:
TCATTATACCCGCCTGCCACTTTTGGTTTAGAGGCTTCGCGAGCGGCGCTTAACCGGGCGTTTAAATCATCCAGTTCCGCTTTCATTTCCTCTGACGATTTTTTATTGTCAGTCAATGAAAGGCTCCTGCATATTCCGGAGAGATGTTACACTTGAAAACACCTTGCCCCACACCCGTAAAATTGTGTGCAACATAGTTTCAGACGTCACAGCTGTCAAGCACCAAAAAGCACTCATTATTCACCCGATTTCATAAAATTAACTTATTGAAACTAAATGGTATTTAAGATCAAATTTTTTTCAGTAAAAAGCTTTAAAATATTCAGGCGTTCTGAAATTGAGAATCCGTGACCCGATCACGGATTTTTTCAGCACTTTCCAGGTCAACAGAAACCAATTGGGAAACCCCTCTTTCCGCCATTGTCACACCATATAATCTGTTCATACGACTCATGCTGATGGCATTATGCGTCACAATCAGAAAACGGGTGGTGGTGTTTTTTCTCATTTCATCAAGCAAATCACAGAATCGTTCCACGTTGGCATCATCAAGCGGTGCATCAACCTCATCAAGCACACAAATTGGTGATGGGTTTGTCATAAACACCGCAAAAATGAGCGAGAGCGCTGTAAGAGCCTGTTCACCACCGCTAAGGAGGCCCAAATTCTGCATTTTCTTGCCCGGAGGACTGGCCATAATTTCAAGTCCTGCATCGAGCGGGTCATCAGATTCTGTAAGTTCAAGAAAAGCTTCACCGCCACCAAATAAGGTGGTGAATAAATCTTTAAAATGATTATTCACCTCATCAAAGGCCTTGAGCATGCGGGCACGGCCTTCTCGGTTAATATCTGAAATGGCTTTATTCAGTCTTTTGATTGCCTCTTCCAGCTCTTCACGCTCTTTAATAGACGCATCTAGCTGGGCATTTATTTCTTCAAGCTCAATTTCAGCTCTTAGGTTCACTGCCCCAAGTCGTTCACGCTCAATTTTAAGGCGCTCCAGCTTCTGATGCGATTCATCTTCATCCGGCAATTCATCACCTTCATTAAGTTCTGCAAGAGCGAAAAGTTCGGCCGGTTCATGGTCAAACTCTTCCTGAATACGGCGACCCAGATGATCTTTCTGTTCGATAAACTGCTCAAGATTGGTTTCAAGGCGTACTTTACGCTCACGCGCTTCACTGACACGACTTTGAACCTCACGCATTTCACGCTCTTTGCTGGCCAGCGTATTTTCTGCTTCCGCCAATTTAATCGCAGCGGCTTTTCTTTCCGTTTCGGCTTCGTCAATCAATACATTCAGTTTACGTCGCTCTACAACAATCTCACCGGGTCTGTTTTCCAGTGTGCTCAGCTCTTTTTTTGTTTCCTCGCTTCTTATGGCGAGATTTTCAAGATGATTATTGACGTTTCTAATCCGCACCTGCCAATTGTCATATTCAGAATTTATCTGCTCAAGGCGCTTAAGGCGCATTTCGCTTTGATTTTGATGACTGTCATGGGCGATTCTGGCTTCTGAAAATTCTCTACGACGCGCTTCCACATTTTCCCTGTTTTGGGCAATCAGTTCTTCAAGCTCAACCATCTCCGGCAATTTTTCGAGATTTTCTATTGCCGCCATATAACGAATATTCTGATCTTTCAAATCCTGCACAATGTGAGCCTGACGATCCTTTAGAGCAGTCTCTTCCGACTGATGCCGGGCAGCCAGTTTCTCAGCTTCGGTCATCTCCCGACGGGCATTTATCGCTTCCTCATCCGCTTTGCGCCATTCGTCACGCGCCGCCCTGCTTATGTCTTTTATGGATGAAAGCTCTTCACTAAATTTACTGTGATTTTCTGATGCCTTTAATACTTCTTTTTCTTTTTCTGAATATTCGTTTTTGAGATTTTCAAGTCTGTTTTTCTGGGCAAGCCTGATCGCAGTTCCCGATGGCGCATCAGGAGAAACACAAAGCCCATCCCATCGCCAGAGACCACCGCCAAGCGTTACAAGACGTTGTCCCGCTTTTAAATCCTTTAAAATTTCAAGGGCTTTTTCTTCACTGTCCACAACACCTATCTGGCAAAGACGTCTTTTTAAAATCGATGGAGCCTTAACGAACTGATCAAGAGTTTCCACCCCTTGCGGGAATTTATTATTTTCACCCAAGGGCGGCAATTCCCGCCAGTGCACAGAATACTGGGGATCGTCGCTAGCATCCAGATCACTATTTAGGGCAGCACCAAGGGCTGTTTCATAGCCTTTTTTAACAGACAGCTTTTCAAGAAGAGGGATGCCTTTGCCATCAAAATCGGCACTTAACACTTCTTCAAGGGCTTCTTTCTCTGCTTTTACTCTGGCCAGTTTGCTTTCACACATTTGTAGCAGATTTCTTGCCTCCTGCTCCATTTGCTGAATTGACTGTCTCTTATCTTCTGCCTCATTAAAGGCCAGGCGCATTTTTGTTATCTGTTGCTCGGCCTCTTTCAGTTTTTTCTCGGCACCACTTAAAGTCTGGGTAAACAGATTATTATTCTCAAGTGTGGAAAGTCTTTCCTCAACAGTGACTTTCTGGTCTTCAAGATTTTGAATTTGCCCCCTGCGCTCTTCAATCTCACGGGTAAAATTGATACGGTCAGCATTTCTTTCCGCCAGTCTTCCCGTCAATTCTTCCAGTGCCAGTTCTGCGTCCAGTGTATCAGACTGTTTTTCCTGTAAATTTTTTGCAAGTTGTTCAATATTACCTGTAGCACCAGCAATTTCATCCTCAAGAAATTTCTTTTCAACCTCAAGACGCTCCATAGTGGATAAAGAATCCTTAATAACGTCCTTTTCCCGTTCTTCGTCCTGATCTATCTGAATAAGCAGCGCCTTCAGCTTTTCCTGTGTTTCTATTACGCGCTGCTCTTCGCCGTCGAGACTGTCACGGCTTACAGTTATCCGGTGCAGCTTCGCCGCCAGTTCGGCTTCATTCTGTCTAAGTTCGGGAAGTCCTGATGCAATTATGGCCTGCTCTTTACTTAACGCTGCAAGTTCAGCCGTTACTTTAGCGACAATGAGCGATACTTCCCTCTCATCCCGTGACGTCGTGCCGATATTTTTTTCTATAGTCTGCCATTCGATATACAGGAGAAGTGCCTGAAGTTTTCTAATTTCACCGGCGACATTCTTATAGCGTGTTGCCTGCCTTGCCTGATTTTTAAGGTTTCTGATCTGCTCCTGAAGACCGATTTCCACATCGCCCAACCGTTCCAGGTTTTTATCCGCACTTTTAAGCTTGCTTTCAGCTTCATTACGACGCGAATGAAGCCCGCTGATCCCGGCTGCTTCTTCCAGGATGGCCCTTCTTTCCTTTGGCTTGGCACTAATCAGAGAACCAATCCGTCCCTGACTTACCAAAGAAGGCGAATGGGCACCCGTTGAGGCATCCGCGAACATAAGCTTAACATCTTTGCCGCGGATCTCCTTGCCATTCACCCGGTAGGCGGAGCCGCTATCCCGCTCAATCCTCCTTGAAATTTCAAGATCAATTTCATCGTTAAAAGCAGATGGCGCTGTTCGGTCCTGATTATCAAGACTGAGGGTAACTTCAGCAAGGTTACGGGCGGGACGGGTTGAGGTGCCTGCAAAAATCACGTCATCCATCCCATTCCCACGCATGCTTTTTGCGGAATTTTCCCCCATCACCCATCGCAGGGCTTCAAGAAGGTTTGATTTTCCACAACCATTCGGGCCCACTACACCCGTTAACCCAGGTTCAATAACCAGTTCCGTCGGATCAACGAATGATTTAAACCCGGATAATCTTAGTCGCGTAAAATGCAAAATATTCCCTTCCTATATTTTTGCGCCGAAACTTATTTCAGTGCCGCCTCGATAGCATTTTCAACAGATGCCAGATCAAGATTTACTTTATTGCCATTGACGATAATTGTTGGAGTAGCATTTACCTTATATTGCTCAATACCGCCTCTGTGTACTGAAAATACATAATCTGCAATTTTCTGATCCGTCAGGCAGGCGTCAATTTTACTTTTATTCAAGCCTATCTGACGTGCCATTTTTTCAACTTCCCCCATAGTATGTTCAACGAACATCCGGTTTGCCGTTTGTGCATCATGTTGACTGGTCAGTCTTTGATATTCCGGAATATCGTACCATTGATCCTGTAATGTAAACAGTGCTTCCATGAATTTGAAATATCGCTTTTCCGGAACACAACGAGTCAGGAGTGTTGCCTGAGCATCAATTGCATTCAGAAGAAAGCTGCGCATCACAATTTTCAACTTTCCCGTATCAACATATTTTTCTTTAATCTCAGGCAAAATTCTTTTCTGGAATTCAGCACAATGCACACAGGTTAGTGAGGCATACTCTATCATTTCCACCGGTGCATTCGGATCTCCCAGAACCATATCATGGTCGAGAAATGACATATCAGCAGATGTTTCTGCGTTTGTCGACGCCCCAGAATCACTGTTTTCCTGAGCACAGCCCGGTAGTATGGATAAGAGCATTCCAAAGAGCGCCGCTCCAATAAAGACAGCAATTTTTCGCGTATATAGTTGTTTAATCATAATCTACCTACAATATATTGTTGTTAATATAAAAATGAAATTATCTACAAATCAAGTCAAGAATAACAAAGTGCCCTGCTTTTACCGATCTTTTTTAACCCTGTTTTCATGCTCCCCAGCCTGCGTCTTGTAAATCTCTTGGTTTGCTTCGGTTTTTGCTGATTATTCCCGCTGATTAGCTCCGCCCCAACCGTAAAAGACTTT
Encoded here:
- a CDS encoding thioredoxin domain-containing protein; its protein translation is MIKQLYTRKIAVFIGAALFGMLLSILPGCAQENSDSGASTNAETSADMSFLDHDMVLGDPNAPVEMIEYASLTCVHCAEFQKRILPEIKEKYVDTGKLKIVMRSFLLNAIDAQATLLTRCVPEKRYFKFMEALFTLQDQWYDIPEYQRLTSQHDAQTANRMFVEHTMGEVEKMARQIGLNKSKIDACLTDQKIADYVFSVHRGGIEQYKVNATPTIIVNGNKVNLDLASVENAIEAALK
- the smc gene encoding chromosome segregation protein SMC; translated protein: MHFTRLRLSGFKSFVDPTELVIEPGLTGVVGPNGCGKSNLLEALRWVMGENSAKSMRGNGMDDVIFAGTSTRPARNLAEVTLSLDNQDRTAPSAFNDEIDLEISRRIERDSGSAYRVNGKEIRGKDVKLMFADASTGAHSPSLVSQGRIGSLISAKPKERRAILEEAAGISGLHSRRNEAESKLKSADKNLERLGDVEIGLQEQIRNLKNQARQATRYKNVAGEIRKLQALLLYIEWQTIEKNIGTTSRDEREVSLIVAKVTAELAALSKEQAIIASGLPELRQNEAELAAKLHRITVSRDSLDGEEQRVIETQEKLKALLIQIDQDEEREKDVIKDSLSTMERLEVEKKFLEDEIAGATGNIEQLAKNLQEKQSDTLDAELALEELTGRLAERNADRINFTREIEERRGQIQNLEDQKVTVEERLSTLENNNLFTQTLSGAEKKLKEAEQQITKMRLAFNEAEDKRQSIQQMEQEARNLLQMCESKLARVKAEKEALEEVLSADFDGKGIPLLEKLSVKKGYETALGAALNSDLDASDDPQYSVHWRELPPLGENNKFPQGVETLDQFVKAPSILKRRLCQIGVVDSEEKALEILKDLKAGQRLVTLGGGLWRWDGLCVSPDAPSGTAIRLAQKNRLENLKNEYSEKEKEVLKASENHSKFSEELSSIKDISRAARDEWRKADEEAINARREMTEAEKLAARHQSEETALKDRQAHIVQDLKDQNIRYMAAIENLEKLPEMVELEELIAQNRENVEARRREFSEARIAHDSHQNQSEMRLKRLEQINSEYDNWQVRIRNVNNHLENLAIRSEETKKELSTLENRPGEIVVERRKLNVLIDEAETERKAAAIKLAEAENTLASKEREMREVQSRVSEARERKVRLETNLEQFIEQKDHLGRRIQEEFDHEPAELFALAELNEGDELPDEDESHQKLERLKIERERLGAVNLRAEIELEEINAQLDASIKEREELEEAIKRLNKAISDINREGRARMLKAFDEVNNHFKDLFTTLFGGGEAFLELTESDDPLDAGLEIMASPPGKKMQNLGLLSGGEQALTALSLIFAVFMTNPSPICVLDEVDAPLDDANVERFCDLLDEMRKNTTTRFLIVTHNAISMSRMNRLYGVTMAERGVSQLVSVDLESAEKIRDRVTDSQFQNA